The following proteins are co-located in the Granulicella pectinivorans genome:
- a CDS encoding EAL domain-containing protein, translating to MPRPKHHLLTAVGFVLATTFLGAAITALIARSILISTAITHLQTYASDFLAEDDKVAANINDTLDAADASTAPPCSEADFVILRHLLFRSPYIKDIGRKQDGRFLCSVIAGIVPHPVVASHRGFTPQGSHNVIYNVPIDIDNNFHGEIVASDRSNVILPPDTFDAFYRLPMFFSAAVIDAGKGTMVTTYSNAPVPPQLDLILASGATHRGSYLFYSRCSGTRPNCVLTGIPYREIWRPNRPLVITSVLSGALIGLAFSGTALFMDSRRRTLASQLRRAIRRKDLTVLYQPIVDVSTGATIGAEALVRWTDEDGAPVLPELFISLAESHGFVGTITTFVLQCVLKDLGDLLRANPAFQVSINMSSQDLTDPNFLPRLDSLLHAHRVPAASIGIELTERSTSDRETVIEAIRQLHARGHIVYIDDFGTGYSSLSYLNELSADVIKVDRSFTQTIGTHSITASILPQILSMARTLNLRIVVEGVERPEQAAYLALEEGHISAQGWHFGAPTTPQALKARLAQTT from the coding sequence GTGCCGCGACCGAAGCACCATCTCCTCACTGCGGTAGGCTTTGTCCTTGCCACAACGTTCCTCGGCGCAGCCATCACCGCGCTCATCGCGCGCTCCATCCTCATCTCCACCGCCATCACCCACCTTCAGACCTACGCCTCCGACTTCCTCGCCGAGGACGACAAGGTCGCCGCCAACATCAACGACACCCTCGACGCAGCCGACGCCTCCACCGCACCACCCTGCTCCGAGGCCGACTTCGTCATCCTCCGCCACCTCCTCTTCCGCTCCCCTTACATCAAGGACATCGGCCGCAAACAGGACGGCCGCTTCCTCTGCTCTGTCATCGCCGGCATCGTTCCTCACCCGGTCGTCGCATCGCATCGCGGCTTCACCCCCCAGGGCTCCCACAACGTCATCTACAACGTCCCCATCGACATCGATAACAACTTCCACGGCGAGATCGTCGCCAGCGATCGATCCAACGTCATCCTCCCCCCCGACACCTTCGACGCCTTCTACCGCCTGCCCATGTTCTTCTCCGCCGCCGTCATCGACGCCGGCAAAGGCACCATGGTCACCACCTACTCCAACGCTCCCGTCCCCCCGCAGCTCGATCTCATCCTCGCCAGCGGAGCCACCCACCGCGGCAGCTATCTCTTCTACTCACGATGCTCCGGCACACGCCCCAACTGCGTCCTCACCGGCATCCCCTACCGCGAAATCTGGCGTCCCAACCGCCCACTCGTCATCACCTCCGTACTCTCCGGAGCACTCATCGGCCTTGCCTTCAGCGGTACCGCGCTCTTCATGGACAGCCGCCGCCGCACCCTCGCCAGCCAGCTTCGCCGCGCCATCCGCCGCAAAGACCTCACCGTCCTCTACCAGCCCATCGTCGACGTCTCCACAGGTGCCACCATCGGAGCGGAAGCCCTCGTCCGCTGGACCGACGAAGACGGAGCCCCCGTCCTTCCCGAACTCTTCATCTCTCTCGCCGAATCGCATGGCTTCGTCGGCACCATCACCACCTTCGTCCTCCAGTGCGTCCTCAAGGACCTCGGCGACCTCCTCCGTGCCAACCCTGCCTTCCAGGTCTCCATCAACATGTCCTCGCAGGACCTCACCGACCCCAACTTCCTCCCGCGACTCGACAGCCTCCTCCACGCCCATCGCGTCCCAGCCGCCAGCATCGGCATCGAACTCACCGAACGCTCCACCTCCGACCGCGAGACCGTCATCGAAGCCATCCGCCAGCTTCACGCCCGCGGCCACATCGTCTACATCGACGACTTCGGCACCGGATACTCTTCGCTCTCCTACCTCAACGAACTCTCCGCCGATGTCATCAAGGTCGATCGCTCCTTCACCCAGACCATCGGCACCCACTCCATCACCGCGTCCATCCTCCCGCAGATCCTCTCCATGGCACGCACCCTCAATCTGCGCATCGTCGTAGAAGGTGTAGAACGTCCCGAACAGGCAGCCTACCTGGCCCTCGAGGAAGGCCACATCTCGGCCCAGGGCTGGCACTTCGGAGCCCCCACCACGCCCCAGGCCCTCAAAGCTCGTTTAGCCCAAACGACTTAG
- a CDS encoding EAL domain-containing protein, translated as MSPKQRSTARNVAQSACIFLVVCLLTAGLALLIARFFILATAAARLKTYASEILEQDEKLAANINATLAAANASTFPECSDPDVSYLRKLLFRSPYLKDVGREHDGQFFCSAIAGVEQPTIKIGKPDIQTYNGRMIYFNVPLSSAEGAHGEIVEFGRSNVVLSPDVFAEFDRPPLYFSGGVVNFQQHTFLRTYSNAPRPAKLDLILSRHELIRDGVLYYGACSTIRPDCVLTSIALTDIWTPNRPFFLIAAAIGTIIGVLFSGTILFMRTRDHSLPNQLRRAVRQKRLSVVYQPIVEVLTGSVVAAEALVRWNDDDDKPVRPDIFIAIAEEQGFIGDITTLVLDRVTDELADILRSAPGFRVSVNMSAQDLTDDTFIPRLQTMLQTKHVPAAGIGLELTERSTAERDIVIESIRQLRAYGHTVYIDDFGTGYSSLAYLSELDVDVLKVDRAFTQTIGTNSVTANIVPQILAMGKALQLKIVVEGIELQEQATYLSGIDAIIQGQGWLFGKPASAQALRERLIQR; from the coding sequence ATGTCCCCGAAGCAGCGTTCCACCGCGCGGAATGTAGCCCAGTCCGCCTGCATCTTCCTGGTCGTCTGCCTGCTCACCGCCGGCCTTGCCCTCCTCATCGCCCGCTTCTTCATCCTCGCCACCGCGGCCGCCCGCCTCAAGACCTACGCCTCCGAGATCCTCGAGCAGGATGAAAAACTCGCCGCGAACATCAACGCCACACTCGCCGCCGCCAACGCTTCCACCTTCCCCGAGTGCTCCGACCCGGACGTCAGCTATCTCCGCAAGCTCCTCTTCCGTTCGCCCTACCTCAAAGATGTAGGCCGCGAGCACGACGGACAGTTCTTCTGCTCCGCCATCGCCGGTGTAGAGCAGCCCACCATCAAGATCGGCAAGCCCGACATCCAGACCTACAACGGCCGCATGATCTACTTCAACGTCCCCCTCAGCTCCGCCGAAGGAGCCCATGGAGAGATCGTCGAGTTCGGTCGTTCCAACGTCGTCCTCAGCCCCGATGTCTTCGCCGAGTTCGATCGCCCGCCCCTCTACTTCTCAGGCGGCGTCGTCAACTTCCAGCAACACACCTTCCTCCGCACCTACTCCAACGCTCCCCGTCCCGCCAAGCTCGACCTCATCCTCTCCAGGCACGAGCTCATCCGCGACGGTGTCCTCTACTACGGAGCATGCTCCACCATCCGCCCCGACTGCGTCCTCACCAGCATCGCTCTCACCGACATCTGGACCCCCAACCGCCCCTTCTTCCTCATCGCCGCCGCCATCGGAACCATCATCGGCGTTCTCTTCTCCGGCACCATCCTCTTCATGCGCACACGCGACCACAGCCTGCCCAACCAACTCCGCCGCGCCGTACGCCAGAAGCGCCTCTCCGTCGTCTACCAGCCCATCGTGGAAGTACTCACCGGCTCCGTCGTCGCCGCCGAAGCCCTCGTCCGCTGGAACGATGACGACGACAAACCCGTACGCCCCGACATCTTCATCGCCATCGCCGAAGAGCAAGGCTTCATCGGCGACATCACCACCCTCGTCCTCGATCGCGTCACCGACGAACTCGCCGACATCCTCCGCTCCGCCCCCGGATTCCGCGTCTCCGTCAACATGTCCGCGCAGGACCTCACCGACGACACCTTCATCCCACGCCTCCAGACGATGCTCCAGACCAAGCACGTCCCAGCCGCAGGCATCGGCCTCGAACTCACCGAACGCTCCACCGCCGAACGCGACATCGTCATCGAAAGCATCCGCCAGCTCCGCGCCTACGGCCACACCGTTTACATCGACGACTTCGGCACCGGCTACTCCTCACTCGCCTACCTCAGCGAGCTCGACGTCGATGTCCTCAAAGTAGACCGAGCCTTCACCCAGACCATCGGCACCAACTCCGTCACCGCCAACATCGTCCCGCAGATCCTCGCCATGGGCAAAGCACTGCAACTGAAGATCGTCGTCGAAGGCATCGAGCTCCAGGAGCAGGCCACCTATCTCTCCGGCATCGACGCCATCATCCAGGGCCAGGGATGGCTCTTCGGCAAACCCGCCTCCGCCCAGGCCCTCCGCGAACGCCTCATTCAACGATAA
- a CDS encoding aldo/keto reductase, which yields MERKALGGTGLMVSTIGFGASGLGEAFGEIDGVEGTRAVAHAVECGINLFDVSPYYGNTLAETRLGEALVGRRDRVVLSTKCGRYGVDTFDFSPGTITAGLEDSLRRLKTDHVDVLLAHDVEFGDLDRVIGETIPAMRAMQAAGKARFIGVSGYPLGALVRVMEAVELDVVLSYCRYNLLNTDMDVELSGKAAEAGVGLINASPLHMGILGGRLVPAWHPAPAEVQAAGALFAEVCGRYGVAPGAAALRFCTDYPEVATTLVGMASVEQVDENLAALTMEVPDGLWGAVEEVLGPVRGRVWASGRVENQ from the coding sequence GTGGAACGCAAGGCATTGGGCGGGACGGGGCTGATGGTTTCGACGATTGGTTTTGGAGCTTCGGGGCTGGGGGAGGCGTTCGGGGAGATCGATGGAGTGGAGGGCACGCGGGCGGTGGCGCATGCCGTGGAGTGTGGGATCAATCTGTTCGATGTTTCTCCGTATTACGGGAATACGCTGGCGGAGACGCGGTTGGGGGAGGCGCTGGTGGGGCGTCGGGACCGGGTGGTGCTTTCGACCAAGTGCGGGCGGTACGGGGTGGATACGTTCGACTTTTCGCCGGGGACGATTACGGCTGGTTTGGAGGATTCGCTACGGCGGTTGAAGACGGACCATGTGGATGTATTGCTGGCGCACGATGTGGAGTTTGGGGACCTGGACCGGGTGATCGGGGAGACGATTCCGGCGATGCGGGCGATGCAGGCGGCGGGGAAGGCACGGTTTATTGGGGTGAGCGGGTATCCGCTGGGGGCGCTGGTGCGGGTGATGGAGGCGGTGGAGCTGGATGTGGTGTTGAGCTACTGCCGGTACAACCTGCTGAATACGGATATGGATGTGGAGTTGAGCGGGAAGGCCGCAGAGGCGGGGGTGGGTTTGATCAATGCCTCGCCGCTGCATATGGGGATTCTGGGGGGACGGCTTGTGCCGGCATGGCATCCGGCACCTGCGGAGGTACAGGCGGCGGGGGCTCTGTTTGCGGAGGTGTGTGGGCGGTATGGGGTTGCGCCGGGCGCTGCGGCGCTGCGGTTTTGTACGGATTATCCGGAGGTGGCGACTACGCTGGTGGGGATGGCGAGCGTGGAGCAGGTGGATGAGAATCTGGCGGCTTTGACGATGGAGGTGCCGGATGGGCTGTGGGGAGCGGTGGAGGAGGTTCTGGGGCCGGTGCGGGGGAGGGTTTGGGCGTCGGGGCGGGTGGAGAATCAGTGA
- the rbsD gene encoding D-ribose pyranase, producing MLKTGILNPQINSLLARIRHTNTLVLADRGFPFWPHIETVDISLIDDVPQVAQLLAAIQQNWTIGRIWMAEEFREHNTPETVSRIATLAHPLAIQYEPHVQFKLRVPHAIGLIRTGDTTQYANMILESA from the coding sequence ATGTTGAAGACCGGAATCCTGAACCCGCAGATCAACTCCCTGCTCGCCCGCATTCGCCACACCAACACTCTCGTCCTCGCCGACCGCGGCTTCCCCTTCTGGCCTCACATCGAAACCGTCGACATCTCCCTTATCGACGACGTCCCGCAGGTCGCGCAGCTTCTCGCCGCCATCCAGCAGAACTGGACCATCGGCCGCATCTGGATGGCGGAGGAGTTCCGCGAGCACAACACCCCCGAAACCGTCTCCCGCATCGCCACCCTGGCCCACCCCCTCGCCATCCAGTACGAGCCCCACGTGCAGTTCAAACTCCGTGTTCCCCACGCCATCGGCCTCATCCGCACCGGAGACACCACCCAGTACGCCAACATGATCCTGGAGTCGGCATAA
- a CDS encoding YXWGXW repeat-containing protein: MTTVTAHLKNFVGTYARAAILGTVALATAFIAPAAAHAQNYGQDYNQGYPQNDNQGYAEANVAPPEIPQYDQPEAPGDGYIWTPGYWAYGPQGYFWVDGAWVEAPYDGALWTPGYWGFNDGAYFWNAGYWGPTIGYYGGVNYGFGYFGTGFYGGYWNRGHFFYNTAYNHLGGRGFRNVYDDRSHGSSFRPGGRGFDPHPRMDERRGAGFGNNIGFNRGGNNGDNRGGFNQGNRNNFDQQNRGGFNNQQRNRINDEQANRAGFNQQQGNRPVYQGGDNQQRNFAAPQQIQTPNPQAYNGGNQNQGRGFTQAPAQQQNFNQNQGRSFVQSAPAQQRFSQPQQHFNQPVQQARPAQGYNAPQQHFSAPSGGGGGFHGGGGGGRR, translated from the coding sequence ATGACAACCGTTACCGCTCACCTCAAAAATTTCGTTGGCACCTACGCCCGCGCCGCAATTCTCGGCACGGTTGCTCTCGCGACAGCCTTCATCGCTCCCGCTGCCGCTCACGCCCAAAACTACGGCCAGGACTACAATCAGGGCTATCCCCAGAATGACAACCAGGGCTACGCCGAGGCCAACGTCGCACCGCCCGAGATCCCCCAGTACGACCAGCCCGAGGCCCCCGGCGACGGCTACATCTGGACCCCGGGTTATTGGGCTTACGGCCCCCAGGGATACTTCTGGGTCGATGGCGCATGGGTCGAGGCTCCCTATGACGGTGCCCTCTGGACCCCCGGTTACTGGGGCTTCAATGACGGAGCCTACTTCTGGAACGCCGGCTACTGGGGACCCACCATCGGCTACTACGGCGGCGTCAACTACGGCTTCGGCTACTTCGGCACCGGCTTCTACGGCGGCTACTGGAACCGTGGACACTTCTTCTACAACACCGCCTACAACCACCTCGGTGGACGCGGCTTCCGCAACGTCTACGACGATCGCTCGCACGGCAGCAGCTTCCGCCCCGGCGGACGCGGCTTCGACCCCCATCCCCGCATGGATGAGCGTCGCGGAGCCGGCTTCGGCAACAACATCGGCTTCAATCGCGGTGGCAACAACGGAGACAATCGCGGTGGCTTCAACCAGGGCAACCGCAACAACTTCGATCAGCAGAACCGTGGCGGTTTCAACAATCAGCAGCGGAACCGCATCAACGATGAGCAGGCCAACCGCGCAGGCTTCAACCAGCAGCAGGGCAACCGGCCCGTCTACCAGGGAGGCGACAACCAGCAGCGCAACTTCGCCGCTCCCCAGCAGATCCAGACCCCCAACCCCCAGGCCTACAACGGCGGCAACCAGAATCAGGGACGCGGCTTCACCCAGGCTCCGGCGCAGCAGCAGAACTTCAACCAGAACCAGGGTCGCAGCTTCGTCCAGTCGGCTCCTGCGCAGCAGCGCTTCAGCCAGCCGCAGCAGCACTTCAACCAGCCCGTCCAGCAGGCGCGTCCTGCTCAGGGATACAACGCCCCGCAGCAGCACTTCAGCGCCCCCAGTGGCGGCGGTGGAGGCTTCCACGGCGGTGGCGGCGGCGGACGCCGCTAA
- a CDS encoding threonine ammonia-lyase gives MPLIALDDIRAAHTRIAGTALRTPLIALPGHPGIFIKDESAQPIGSFKLRGAFNAIALLAERDPAALKRGVITYSSGNHAQGVAYAARALGTKAVITMPDNAPTVKVEATRALGAEVVFTGPASSARKLKAEELAAEHGYTIIPPYDDPAIIAGQATCAVEILEQAGTEDLLILSPVSGGGLLSGTATGTKLLSPSTQVWGVEPALAADATESFRTRTLVEWPAASTTRTIADGLRTQSLGHLNFEHILAFVDGIVNVTEEEIFDAMRVYLSTTNLIPEPSGAVTLAAALYHAQELPKAAKTVVILSGGNLDPALRTQLESELAAH, from the coding sequence ATGCCCCTCATCGCTCTGGACGACATCCGCGCCGCGCACACACGCATCGCCGGCACCGCTCTCCGCACGCCTCTGATCGCCCTTCCCGGCCACCCCGGCATCTTCATCAAGGACGAGTCTGCGCAGCCCATCGGCTCCTTCAAGCTCCGCGGTGCCTTCAACGCCATCGCGCTCCTCGCCGAACGGGATCCCGCCGCCCTCAAGCGCGGCGTCATCACCTACTCCTCCGGGAACCACGCGCAGGGCGTAGCCTACGCCGCCCGTGCGCTCGGCACCAAAGCCGTCATCACCATGCCCGACAACGCCCCCACGGTGAAGGTCGAGGCCACTCGAGCCCTCGGAGCCGAAGTCGTCTTCACCGGCCCCGCCAGCTCCGCCCGCAAGCTCAAGGCCGAAGAGCTCGCCGCGGAGCACGGCTACACCATCATCCCGCCCTACGACGATCCCGCCATCATCGCCGGACAGGCCACCTGCGCCGTCGAGATCCTCGAACAGGCCGGCACCGAGGACCTCCTCATCCTCTCCCCCGTCTCCGGCGGGGGCCTCCTCTCCGGCACCGCAACCGGGACCAAGCTCCTCTCGCCCTCCACCCAGGTCTGGGGCGTAGAGCCCGCCCTGGCCGCCGATGCCACCGAGTCCTTCCGCACCCGCACCCTCGTCGAGTGGCCCGCCGCCTCCACCACCCGCACCATCGCAGACGGCCTCCGCACCCAGTCCCTCGGCCACCTCAACTTCGAGCACATCCTCGCCTTCGTCGACGGCATCGTCAACGTCACCGAGGAAGAGATCTTCGACGCCATGCGCGTCTACCTCTCCACCACCAACCTCATCCCCGAGCCCTCCGGTGCCGTCACCCTGGCCGCCGCCCTCTACCACGCCCAAGAGCTCCCGAAAGCCGCCAAAACCGTAGTCATCCTCAGCGGCGGCAACCTCGACCCCGCCCTCCGCACCCAACTCGAATCCGAACTAGCTGCACACTAA
- a CDS encoding redoxin domain-containing protein encodes MLSTTTQDLSVTLAGVRTESGVTLLSLTGQSPVLLIFLRHFGCSFCRQAISDVANLRDELSRRNVRPVFVHLGTPERARPFFDYYHLPNVERISDPAAILYRTPPFGLRRQHWSTHFFIPKVIQSWLTGSIKKYGIGSLQDDANQMPGIFFLKDGKVARTFLYKTIADQPPYLKLIA; translated from the coding sequence ATGCTCTCAACCACCACGCAGGATCTCTCCGTCACCCTGGCGGGAGTCCGCACAGAATCCGGCGTCACCCTGCTCTCCCTCACCGGGCAGTCCCCTGTCCTGCTCATCTTCCTCCGCCACTTCGGCTGCTCCTTCTGCCGACAGGCCATCAGCGACGTCGCCAACCTCCGCGACGAACTCTCCCGCCGCAACGTGCGTCCCGTCTTCGTCCACCTCGGCACCCCGGAGCGCGCCAGGCCCTTCTTCGACTACTACCACCTGCCGAACGTGGAGCGCATCAGCGACCCCGCAGCCATCCTCTACCGCACCCCACCCTTCGGCCTCCGCCGCCAGCACTGGTCAACCCACTTCTTCATCCCCAAGGTCATCCAGTCCTGGCTCACCGGCAGCATAAAAAAGTACGGCATCGGCAGCCTCCAGGACGACGCCAACCAGATGCCCGGCATCTTCTTCCTGAAAGACGGCAAAGTGGCCCGCACCTTCCTCTACAAAACCATCGCCGACCAGCCCCCCTACCTCAAGCTGATCGCCTGA
- a CDS encoding peptidoglycan DD-metalloendopeptidase family protein, whose product MIHNTKASKKRFYIVFVSRDEEGSLKKVPIPLRYAYVFVAAAVIGMFTITGMAGSYTRMLIKTARFNELRHDQDSLRKDYAHLEKQAHEKDVQAASLGSLATEVSALYGLTTNKLAIPMGKLHLGRPGKDTNSKVAEVATAKVVDPSAVLNDDSYFKSIDTFYALRSEAMSGSTARAIAGAISTGPGFGSRIRGFDAVMGGDDVGLGIPSLWPVVGPISSSFGQREDPVTGNGEGEFHKGVDITAVIGTPIRATAAGVVKSAGMVNGYGREVIIDHGNGIETCYGHMSGFAVVGGQTVVQGQVIGYVGHSGRTTGNHVHYEVRVRNTPVNPHKYLRTTLADLGVGDGKNGG is encoded by the coding sequence TTGATACACAACACGAAAGCCTCGAAGAAACGGTTTTATATCGTCTTCGTCAGCCGCGATGAGGAAGGAAGCCTGAAAAAGGTTCCGATTCCGCTGCGGTATGCCTATGTGTTTGTGGCGGCTGCGGTGATCGGTATGTTTACGATCACGGGGATGGCGGGTTCGTATACCCGGATGCTGATCAAGACGGCGCGGTTCAACGAGTTGCGTCATGACCAGGATTCGCTGCGCAAGGATTATGCGCATCTCGAGAAGCAGGCGCATGAGAAGGATGTGCAGGCGGCGTCGCTGGGGTCGCTGGCGACCGAGGTCTCGGCGCTGTATGGACTGACGACGAACAAGCTTGCGATTCCGATGGGGAAGCTGCACCTGGGACGACCGGGCAAGGATACGAACAGCAAGGTGGCTGAGGTGGCTACGGCGAAGGTGGTGGATCCTTCTGCCGTTCTGAACGATGACAGCTACTTCAAGTCGATCGACACGTTTTATGCTTTGCGCTCGGAGGCGATGAGCGGATCGACGGCGCGGGCGATCGCGGGTGCGATTTCGACGGGACCTGGGTTCGGCAGCAGGATTCGCGGATTCGATGCGGTGATGGGCGGCGATGATGTGGGGTTGGGGATTCCGTCGTTGTGGCCGGTGGTTGGCCCGATCTCGAGCAGCTTTGGGCAGCGCGAGGACCCGGTGACGGGGAACGGTGAGGGCGAGTTCCATAAGGGCGTGGATATTACGGCGGTGATTGGGACGCCGATCCGGGCTACGGCGGCGGGTGTGGTGAAGTCGGCTGGCATGGTGAACGGGTATGGCCGCGAGGTCATTATCGACCACGGGAACGGTATCGAGACGTGCTACGGGCATATGTCGGGCTTTGCGGTGGTGGGCGGTCAGACAGTGGTGCAGGGGCAGGTGATCGGGTATGTCGGGCATAGCGGCCGGACGACCGGGAACCATGTGCATTACGAGGTTCGGGTCCGGAATACGCCGGTGAATCCGCATAAGTATCTGCGGACGACGCTGGCGGATCTGGGTGTGGGCGACGGGAAGAACGGCGGATAG
- the thiL gene encoding thiamine-phosphate kinase — MPPKKGELALIAQIRQQFATSPTALIAKGIGDDCAILRPPTGTEILVTTDFTLEDRHFRRDLHPARVVGHRCLARGLSDLAAMGATPLAAFLSLALPKDLPSAWTRQFLQGLQSLAQASKVTLAGGDTAQSPTHHILADIVLLGTAPTGTSLRRSGAKPGDRIYVTGQLGAAAAQLRTLLAGGKVRTHHLPQPRLAIGRKLRTKATACIDLSDGLSTDLTHLCEASKVRAELDLASLPIHPTATQNDALHGGEDYELLFTSSARIPKSIATPIGRILKPQKNHPSITADGIPLPPQGWEHFKQ; from the coding sequence ATGCCTCCGAAAAAAGGTGAGCTGGCCCTCATCGCCCAGATCCGCCAACAGTTCGCCACCAGCCCCACCGCCCTCATTGCCAAGGGCATCGGCGACGACTGCGCCATCCTCCGCCCGCCCACCGGCACCGAAATCCTCGTCACCACCGACTTCACCCTTGAAGACCGCCACTTCCGCCGTGATCTCCATCCCGCCCGCGTCGTCGGCCACCGCTGCCTCGCCCGCGGCTTGAGCGACCTCGCCGCCATGGGAGCCACACCACTCGCCGCCTTCCTCTCCCTCGCCCTCCCCAAAGACCTCCCCTCCGCCTGGACCAGGCAGTTCCTTCAGGGCCTCCAATCCCTCGCCCAGGCCAGCAAAGTAACCCTGGCCGGGGGCGACACCGCACAGTCCCCCACCCACCACATCCTCGCCGACATCGTCCTCCTCGGCACCGCCCCCACCGGCACATCCCTGCGCCGCTCCGGAGCCAAACCCGGCGACCGCATCTACGTCACCGGCCAACTCGGAGCCGCCGCCGCCCAACTCCGCACCCTCCTCGCCGGGGGCAAGGTCCGCACCCACCACCTCCCCCAGCCGCGCCTCGCCATCGGTCGGAAGCTCCGCACCAAAGCCACCGCCTGCATCGATCTCTCGGATGGCCTCTCCACCGATCTCACTCACCTCTGCGAAGCCTCAAAGGTCCGCGCCGAGCTCGACCTCGCCAGTCTCCCCATCCACCCCACCGCCACGCAGAACGACGCCCTCCACGGTGGCGAGGACTACGAGCTCCTCTTCACCTCGTCCGCCCGCATCCCCAAATCCATCGCCACCCCCATAGGCCGCATCCTCAAACCCCAAAAAAATCACCCCAGCATCACCGCAGACGGCATCCCTCTCCCGCCACAAGGCTGGGAGCACTTCAAGCAATAG
- a CDS encoding cystathionine gamma-lyase: MRDSTRIIRSTLTPAIPGAPLHAGPVFASAFHVPGSPDGVPYTYARSHNPTYTVLEKTIAQIESGPGYRAQALVFASGMAAVAAVFGAILKPGDICVIPSNSYFTARVLMQEHFAKIGVEIRSAPTVNDAQGKLLEGAKLLWLETPSNPGMEICDIAALSEKAHAAGCLVAVDNTTATPLGQSPLALGADFSVVSDTKSMTGHGDLLLGHVATRDLEHRALIDQWRTLTGAVPGPMEAWLAERSLSTLPLRLERTCENAQAIAEFLSTRPEVEAVFYPGLPSHPAHELAKRQMKLFGPVVSFVLPTKAAAETFLSKAKLITDATSFGAVYTTAERRNRWGGDAIPDGFIRLSAGCEHIEDLLEDIAQALT; this comes from the coding sequence ATGCGCGATTCCACGCGAATCATCCGTTCCACCCTCACCCCCGCCATCCCTGGAGCTCCGCTCCACGCTGGCCCCGTCTTCGCCTCCGCCTTCCACGTCCCCGGATCGCCCGACGGAGTTCCCTACACCTACGCCCGCTCCCACAATCCCACCTACACCGTCCTCGAAAAGACCATCGCGCAGATCGAGTCCGGCCCCGGCTACCGCGCGCAGGCCCTCGTCTTCGCCTCCGGCATGGCCGCCGTAGCCGCGGTCTTCGGAGCGATCCTGAAACCCGGAGACATCTGCGTCATCCCCTCGAACTCCTACTTCACCGCCCGCGTCCTCATGCAGGAACACTTCGCCAAGATCGGCGTCGAGATTCGCTCCGCTCCCACCGTCAACGACGCGCAGGGCAAGCTCCTCGAAGGCGCAAAACTCCTCTGGCTCGAAACCCCGTCCAACCCCGGCATGGAGATCTGCGACATCGCGGCCCTCTCCGAAAAAGCCCACGCCGCCGGCTGCCTGGTCGCGGTCGACAACACCACCGCCACCCCCCTCGGACAGAGCCCCCTCGCCCTCGGCGCCGACTTCTCCGTCGTCTCCGACACCAAATCCATGACCGGCCATGGCGATCTCCTCCTCGGCCACGTCGCCACCCGCGACCTCGAACACCGCGCCCTCATCGACCAGTGGCGCACCCTCACCGGAGCCGTCCCCGGCCCCATGGAGGCCTGGCTCGCCGAGCGATCGCTCTCCACCCTCCCCCTGCGCCTCGAACGCACCTGCGAAAACGCCCAGGCCATCGCCGAGTTCCTCTCCACACGTCCCGAGGTCGAAGCCGTCTTCTACCCCGGCCTCCCCTCGCACCCCGCCCACGAGCTCGCCAAACGCCAGATGAAGCTCTTCGGCCCTGTCGTCAGCTTTGTCCTCCCCACCAAAGCCGCAGCCGAGACCTTCCTGTCGAAAGCAAAGCTCATCACCGACGCCACCAGCTTCGGAGCCGTCTACACCACCGCCGAGCGCCGCAACCGCTGGGGAGGCGACGCCATCCCCGACGGCTTCATCCGCCTCAGCGCTGGCTGCGAGCACATCGAAGACCTCCTCGAAGACATCGCCCAGGCCCTCACCTAG